The Streptomyces sp. NBC_00224 genome has a window encoding:
- a CDS encoding PLP-dependent aminotransferase family protein, with the protein MTPSGTTSPSVPEGRDAPPSWNAAWELLLPAAAAPARQRGRMLQSAFREAVRSGRLAAGTRLPSSRELAADLGVSRGLVTEAYEQLTAEGYLRSDRGSGTWVGGAARAADAPRARDLAPRDPGALVDFLPGTPDLSLFPRAAWAAAHKAVLERLPHRALGYPDPRGLPELRTALAALLARRRGVVADPERIVVCSGVAQATTLLGFVLGERGERTVGVEDPGSPEHTALFAATGVRTRLLPLDEEGLATGPLYASGVRVAVTTPAHQFPSGIAYSARRRAELLDWARAVDGLVVEDDYDGDFRYDRAPVGALQGLDPEHVAYTGSVSKSLAPGLRLGWLLAPERLTGAIVARKRTMDLGNPAFDQALLADFLTSGAYDRQLRRCQRAYRERRDALVGALREHFPGTEVSGIAAGLHIIARLPARYGPERRLLARAAHARVAVRPLSYYSSRGTESSRGTEAGAGTEVGDGVALVLGYAHLTPSDIARGVRLLAGAVPAISQAPGRTASGVGPG; encoded by the coding sequence ATGACGCCATCGGGGACCACTTCGCCCTCCGTACCGGAGGGCCGCGACGCGCCGCCGTCGTGGAACGCGGCCTGGGAACTGCTGCTTCCGGCCGCCGCGGCGCCTGCCCGGCAGCGGGGCAGAATGCTCCAGTCGGCGTTCCGGGAGGCCGTGCGGTCGGGGCGGCTCGCGGCCGGGACGCGGCTGCCGTCGAGCCGTGAGCTCGCCGCCGACCTCGGGGTTTCGCGCGGCCTTGTCACCGAGGCGTACGAGCAGCTCACCGCCGAGGGCTATCTGCGCAGCGACCGGGGCTCGGGCACCTGGGTGGGCGGGGCGGCGCGCGCCGCCGACGCGCCACGCGCGCGTGATCTGGCTCCGCGCGATCCGGGCGCCCTCGTCGACTTCCTGCCCGGGACCCCGGACCTGTCGCTGTTCCCGCGCGCCGCCTGGGCCGCCGCGCACAAGGCCGTCCTGGAGCGGCTGCCGCACCGGGCGCTGGGCTATCCCGACCCACGCGGGCTGCCCGAGCTGCGGACCGCGCTGGCCGCGCTGCTCGCCCGGCGGCGCGGGGTGGTCGCCGACCCCGAGCGGATCGTGGTGTGCTCCGGGGTGGCCCAGGCGACGACGCTCCTCGGCTTCGTGCTCGGGGAGCGGGGCGAGCGGACCGTGGGCGTCGAGGACCCCGGCAGCCCCGAACACACCGCGCTGTTCGCGGCCACCGGCGTACGGACCCGGCTGCTGCCGCTCGACGAGGAGGGCCTGGCGACGGGCCCGCTGTACGCGAGCGGGGTACGGGTCGCGGTGACGACTCCGGCTCATCAGTTCCCCTCCGGAATCGCCTACTCCGCGCGTCGGCGGGCCGAACTCCTGGACTGGGCGCGGGCGGTGGACGGGCTCGTCGTCGAGGACGACTACGACGGTGACTTCCGCTACGACCGGGCTCCGGTCGGGGCTCTCCAGGGACTGGACCCGGAACACGTGGCGTACACCGGGTCGGTGAGCAAGTCGCTCGCCCCCGGGCTGCGGCTCGGGTGGCTGCTCGCGCCGGAGCGGCTGACGGGCGCGATCGTCGCCCGCAAGCGCACCATGGACCTCGGCAACCCCGCCTTCGACCAGGCGCTGCTCGCGGACTTCCTCACCAGCGGCGCGTACGACCGTCAGCTGCGCCGGTGCCAACGCGCCTACCGGGAGCGGCGGGACGCGCTGGTCGGCGCGCTCCGCGAGCACTTCCCCGGCACCGAGGTGAGCGGCATCGCGGCCGGACTGCACATCATCGCCCGGCTGCCCGCGCGGTACGGCCCGGAGCGCCGCCTCCTCGCACGCGCCGCCCACGCGCGCGTGGCCGTGCGCCCGCTCTCGTACTACAGCTCGCGCGGGACCGAAAGCTCACGCGGGACCGAGGCGGGAGCGGGCACCGAAGTGGGCGACGGCGTCGCGCTGGTGCTCGGGTACGCCCATCTGACGCCGTCCGACATCGCGCGCGGGGTGCGGCTCCTCGCCGGTGCCGTACCCGCTATTTCACAGGCGCCGGGCCGAACCGCTTCAGGAGTCGGGCCGGGCTGA
- a CDS encoding VOC family protein, giving the protein MPVGGRSHIRIARPSRDLAAAERFWVEGLGLDVVWRHDAESTAPGEHALLMVGWPDADWHLELIHESAAPVEPRPTEEDLLVIYADEEVPQDLVDRLEAYGGKRVQSPNPYWNEWGVTIEDPDGYRLVLSIRGWANA; this is encoded by the coding sequence ATGCCGGTCGGAGGCCGTTCACACATCCGCATCGCCCGTCCGTCGCGCGATCTGGCCGCGGCGGAGCGCTTCTGGGTCGAGGGCCTGGGCCTCGACGTGGTGTGGCGGCACGACGCGGAGAGCACAGCCCCCGGCGAGCACGCGCTGCTGATGGTCGGCTGGCCCGACGCCGACTGGCATCTGGAGCTGATCCACGAGTCGGCCGCTCCGGTCGAGCCCCGGCCGACCGAGGAGGACCTGCTGGTCATCTACGCGGACGAAGAAGTTCCGCAGGACCTGGTGGACCGCCTGGAGGCATACGGCGGCAAGCGGGTGCAGTCGCCCAACCCGTACTGGAACGAGTGGGGCGTGACGATCGAGGACCCCGACGGGTACCGCTTGGTGCTCTCCATACGGGGCTGGGCCAACGCCTGA